The following proteins are co-located in the Silene latifolia isolate original U9 population chromosome 1, ASM4854445v1, whole genome shotgun sequence genome:
- the LOC141649668 gene encoding pathogenesis-related protein STH-2-like, giving the protein MGVSTHTMVDCTSPVAAARLFNAFCIDNHNFMPKALPNFVKSVDVVHGEPGTVGSVRQLNFPEGKPFKYAKNRVDEIDAGKFYCKYTTIEGDVLRENIEYVVHETTFEPSGNGTHYTMVTNYHTKGDFVVTDEHVAAGKQNIKKMFDTASEYLAANPHLYA; this is encoded by the coding sequence ATGGGAGTTTCAACACACACAATGGTCGACTGCACCAGCCCTGTGGCCGCGGCTAGGTTGTTTAATGCTTTCTGCATTGATAACCATAATTTCATGCCAAAAGCATTACCCAATTTTGTGAAAAGTGTAGACGTTGTTCATGGTGAACCTGGCACGGTTGGGTCTGTCAGACAACTCAACTTTCCTGAAGGGAAGCCCTTCAAGTACGCAAAAAACAGAGTGGATGAAATTGATGCAGGAAAGTTCTACTGCAAGTACACCACCATTGAAGGCGATGTCCTTCGTGAAAACATAGAATATGTAGTTCACGAGACAACCTTCGAGCCATCAGGGAACGGGACTCATTACACGATGGTGACAAACTACCACACAAAGGGAGATTTTGTGGTTACTGATGAACACGTCGCAGCTGGAAAACAGAATATCAAGAAGATGTTCGACACTGCTTCCGAATACCTCGCTGCCAATCCTCATCTATATGCTTGA